Proteins found in one Loxodonta africana isolate mLoxAfr1 chromosome 21, mLoxAfr1.hap2, whole genome shotgun sequence genomic segment:
- the NOB1 gene encoding RNA-binding protein NOB1: MAPVEHVVADAGAFLRDAALQDIGKNIYTIREVVSEIRDKATRRRLAVLPYELRFKEPFPEYIRLVTEFSKKTGDYPSLSATDIQVLALTYQLEAEFVGVSHLKQEPEKVKVSSSVQHPETPLLISGFHMPSKLKPPPEKVDHEHPASEPENLEFSSFMFWRNPLPNIDGELQELLLDKGGSVPGEEEEEEEENGFEERKDEDSDDDGGGWITPGNIKQIHQELEQCRVPNDVRVGCVTTDFAMQNVLLQMGLHVLAVNGMLIREARSYVLRCHGCFKTTSDMNRVFCSHCGNKTLKKVSVTVSDNGTLHMHFSHNPKVLNPRGLRYSLPTPKGGKYAVNPHLTEDQRFPQLRLSRKARQKTNVFAPDYTAGVSPFAENDISSRSATLQIRDSTLGAGRRRLNPNASRKKFVKKR, encoded by the exons ATGGCTCCGGTAGAGCACGTTGTGGCAGACGCCGGGGCTTTCCTGCGGGACGCGGCTCTGCAG GACATCGGGAAGAATATCTATACCATCCGGGAGGTGGTCAGCGAGATTCGGGACAAGGCCACGCGCAGGCGGCTCGCTGTCTTGCCCTATGAGCTGCGTTTCAAGGAGCCCTTTCCGGAGTACATACGGCTGG TGACCGAGTTTTCAAAGAAAACTGGAGACTATCCCAGCCTCTCTGCCACAGATATCCAAGTACTGGCGCTCACCTACCAGTTGGAAGCAGAATTTGTTGGGGTGTCCCACCTAAAACAAGAACCAGAAAAG GTTAAAGTAAGTTCATCTGTTCAGCATCCAGAAACTCCTCTGCTCATTTCTGGTTTCCATATGCCTTCAAAG CTTAAACCCCCACCAGAAAAAGTAGATCACGAACACCCAGCCAGTGAGCCTGAAAACCTGGAATTCAGTTCCTTCATGTTCTGGAGAAACCCTTTACCTAATATTGATGGTGAACTCCAGGAGCTGTTG CTTGACAAAGGGGGGAGTGTGCCaggtgaggaggaggaagaggaagaagaaaatggaTTTGAAGAAAGGAAAGACGAAGACAGTGACGATGATGGGGGTGGGTGGATAACCCCCGGCAACATCAAGCAGATCCACCAGGAGTTAGAACAGTGTCGTGTCCCAAATGACGTGCGAGTTGGCTGCGTGACAACAGACTTTGCCATGCAG AATGTTCTGCTACAGATGGGGCTGCACGTGCTGGCGGTGAATGGCATGCTGATCCGAGAGGCCCGGAGCTACGTCCTGCGCTGCCATGGCTGTTTCAA GACAACATCTGACATGAACCGAGTGTTCTGTTCTCATTGTGGAAACAAAACCTTGAAGAAAGTGTCTGTGACGGTCAGCGACAATGGCACCCTGCATATGCACTTTTCCCATAACCCTAAGGTGCTGAACCCTCGGGGCCTCCGG TATTCACTTCCCACTCCTAAGGGGGGCAAATATGCTGTCAACCCGCATCTAACTGAGGACCAACGCTTCCCTCAGCTGCGACTCTCCCGAAAGGCCAGGCAGAAAACCAACGTGTTTGCCCCTGACTACACAGCCGGGGTATCTCCCTTTGCAGAGAATGATATTTCCAGCCGATCAGCTACCTTACAGATCCGAGATAGCAccttgggggctgggaggagacgGTTAAATCCCAACGCTTCCAGAAAGAAGTTTGTGAAGAAAAGGTGA